A window of Notolabrus celidotus isolate fNotCel1 chromosome 11, fNotCel1.pri, whole genome shotgun sequence contains these coding sequences:
- the zfp64 gene encoding zinc finger protein 64 — MATYNTEGHAVVVEVSPDIHICGFCKQQYNNFEVFLAHKQHGCTLPTCDASGTTVTATLPDPSTEFVFEETYQTCVRKGVKKILTKAQKTPSKKLKPALTSKRHSCCFSGCTFKTQYGQKDMERHLKTHTGEKPFECELCHKRFSRRDKLNMHSRSHTGEKPHKCKHCPYAAADSSSLKKHLRIHYDERPFKCQICPYASRNSSQLTVHLRSHTGDSPFQCSQCDAKFKINSDLKRHIRIHSGEKPFKCDFCDYRCAMKGNLKSHIQIKHNSGDSFKCSHCDFQCSGKTALRQHTREHQPVQPMQCSKCSYSCISKGALKVHERIHSEERPFKCDFCDFASKQRSNLVIHKKKCHSDKPEKGSRGKGGKSGGKSQGGDATKPASSRYRAKLEAARAFCCDSCDASFVREDSLRSHKKQHRDTEGVMHLQTSTLTDVNMVPVPTSQCSSQLQVPLQSDSMSPYSSAQLKIIVSHPLGQENSLIPAGVDAQTKTNMVLLSPESQDMVVNSMIQQVNLLAPLQPLSSSHTAESTLESQTVLLTQLTSEDANNQLHQALLHTAIAAQDSSGGSQAFITTCSELEGLNALIQEGGTEVTVVTEGNTAMVMNPPDMVCGALEGMSKPAGMGKLQESALPCEESALLVPNITLSSQNVVIHGVPLIVSTQTQQNAIEQLSPHTLYSDSHTLE, encoded by the exons ATGGCAACATACAACACTGAAG GGCATGCTGTTGTTGTGGAGGTGAGCCCAGACATCCACATCTGCGGCTTCTGCAAACAGCAGTACAATAACTTTGAAGTTTTCCTTGCACACAAGCAACATGGATGCACACTACCCACCTGTGATGCATCAGGCACAACAGTAACAGCCACCCTCCCAG ATCCCAGCACTGAGTTTGTCTTTGAGGAAACTTACCAGACCTGTGTCAGGAAAGGTGTGAAAAAGATCCTGACCAAAGCACAGAAAACACCTTCTAAAAAATTAAAACCTGCCCTGACTTCAAAGAGACACAGCTGCTGTTTCTCAG GTTGCACTTTTAAGACGCAGTATGGCCAAAAAGACATGGAGCGGCATCTCAAAACACACACCG GTGAGAAGCCGTTCGAATGTGAGCTGTGCCACAAGCGCTTCAGTCGCCGGGACAAGCTCAACATGCACAGCCGCTCGCACACGGGCGAGAAGCCGCACAAGTGTAAACACTGTCCCTATGCAGCAGCAGATAGCAGCAGTTTGAAGAAGCACCTGCGAATCCACTACGACGAGCGGCCCTTTAAATGTCAGATCTGTCCGTACGCCAGCCGCAACTCCAGCCAGCTCACCGTTCATCTCCGCTCACACACTG GGGATTCGCCGTTCCAGTGCTCGCAGTGTGACGCAAAGTTCAAGATCAACTCAGACCTGAAGAGGCACATCCGGATCCACTCGGGTGAAAAGCCTTTCAAGTGTGACTTCTGTGATTACCGCTGCGCCATGAAAGGCAACCTGAAGTCTCACATTCAGATCAAACACAACTCGGGGGACTCCTTCAAATGCTCGCACTGTGACTTTCAGTGTTCCGGCAAGACCGCTCTGCGGCAGCACACGCGGGAACACCAGCCGGTCCAGCCCATGCAGTGCTCCAAGTGCTCTTACTCCTGCATCAGCAAGGGGGCGCTCAAAGTCCACGAGAGGATCCATTCGGAGGAGAGgccttttaaatgtgacttCTGCGACTTTGCCTCCAAGCAGCGCAGCAACTTAGTCATCCACAAGAAGAAATGCCACTCGGATAAGCCGGAGAAAGGCAGCAGAGGGAAGGGTGGGAAAAGTGGAGGGAAAAGCCAAGGAGGGGATGCAACAAAACCTGCCAGCTCTAGATACCGGGCCAAGCTAGAGGCGGCCCGGGCTTTCTGCTGTGACTCCTGTGATGCTTCTTTTGTGAGGGAGGACTCTCTGCGGAGCCACAAGAAGCAGCACAGAGACACTGAAGGTGTGATGCACCTGCAGACTTCCACACTAACTGATGTCAACATGGTTCCTGTCCCGACGTCACAATGCAGCTCCCAGCTTCAGGTTCCTCTCCAGTCTGACTCGATGTCTCCTTACAGCAGCGCACAGCTCAAAATAATCGTGTCTCACCCTCTGGGTCAGGAGAACTCTTTAATCCCAGCAGGCGTGGACGCCCAGACTAAAACAAACATGGTTCTGCTGAGCCCAGAAAGCCAGGACATGGTAGTGAACTCCATGATCCAACAAGTCAACCTGTTAGCGCCTCTCCAACCCCTCAGCTCCTCGCACACCGCAGAATCCACCCTCGAGTCCCAGACGGTTCTTCTCACGCAGCTCACCTCTGAGGACGCAAACAACCAGCTCCACCAGGCGCTGCTCCACACCGCCATCGCCGCTCAGGACTCCAGCGGCGGCTCGCAGGCTTTCATCACAACCTGCTCAGAACTGGAGGGCCTCAACGCTCTCATCCAGGAGGGCGGCACGGAGGTGACGGTCGTTACAGAAGGCAACACCGCCATGGTTATGAACCCACCGGATATGGTGTGTGGCGCTCTGGAGGGGATGTCTAAACCAGCAGGGATGGGGAAGCTCCAAGAGAGTGCCTTGCCGTGTGAAGAGAGCGCGCTGCTCGTGCCAAACATCACTCTGAGCAGCCAGAACGTAGTCATCCACGGTGTCCCTCTCATAGTGTCCACGCAGACTCAGCAGAATGCAATAGAGCAGCTGTCACCTCACACACTTTACTCTGATTCACACACGCTGGAATGA